The following are from one region of the Capsicum annuum cultivar UCD-10X-F1 chromosome 1, UCD10Xv1.1, whole genome shotgun sequence genome:
- the LOC107867230 gene encoding 21 kDa protein-like encodes MGNHSLHLLIIFMSFQCFLAYHTMAKPSMTSNPAAIKFIKSSCKSTLYPVLCVQCLSAFANTVKQSEKQLAHAALSVSLSRAKSTTIFVSKLNRIRGLKPREKQAVKDCLDTMSDSVDQINKSIPELGHTGQFSAGQDFMWHVSNVQTWVSAALTDENTCLDGFSGPGMNGNVKAALRVRILHVAQVTSNALALVNRFADRHRPRTISNSP; translated from the coding sequence ATGGGTAACCATAGTCTTCACTTGCTAATAATATTCATGTCCTTCCAATGTTTTCTTGCTTATCATACCATGGCTAAACCATCCATGACCTCAAATCCAGCTGCcataaaattcatcaaaagtTCATGTAAATCCACACTTTACCCTGTGTTATGTGTCCAATGCCTCTCAGCTTTTGCTAACACTGTTAAACAAAGTGAGAAACAATTAGCTCACGCTGCTTTATCAGTTAGTTTAAGCAGAGCAAAATCCACTACGATATTTGTATCGAAGTTAAATAGAATACGTGGTCTAAAGCCAAGAGAAAAACAAGCAGTTAAAGACTGTTTGGACACTATGAGTGATAGTGTTGATCAGATAAATAAATCAATTCCAGAACTTGGACATACTGGTCAATTTTCAGCAGGACAGGATTTTATGTGGCATGTTAGTAATGTACAGACTTGGGTAAGTGCTGCACTTACTGATGAAAATACTTGTCTTGATGGATTTTCAGGACCTGGTATGAATGGAAATGTTAAGGCTGCTTTAAGGGTGAGGATACTTCATGTTGCACAAGTTACTAGTAATGCACTTGCTTTGGTTAATCGATTTGCGGATCGACATCGACCTAGGACAATCTCGAATAGTCCTTAG
- the LOC107852556 gene encoding 14 kDa proline-rich protein DC2.15, whose protein sequence is MAKFGASSIALVLTLNILFFTMVSSTNVPCTPPPHSKPHPTPTPSTPSSKGKCPKDTLKLKVCANLLNDLVHLVIGSSPAKTECCSLIEGLADLDAAVCLCTALKANVLGIHLNVPLSLSLLLNNCGKYAPKNFQCA, encoded by the coding sequence ATGGCTAAGTTTGGTGCATCCTCAATTGCCCTAGTTCTCACATTGAACATTCTTTTCTTCACTATGGTTAGTTCCACTAATGTCCCATGCACACCACCCCCACACTCCAAACcccaccctacccctaccccctcTACACCATCGTCAAAGGGAAAGTGCCCAAAAGACACACTTAAGCTAAAGGTGTGTGCCAATTTGTTGAATGACTTAGTGCACCTTGTTATTGGAAGTAGCCCAGCCAAGACTGAATGTTGCTCTCTAATTGAAGGACTTGCTGACCTTGATGCTGCTGTTTGCCTTTGCACTGCTCTTAAAGCCAATGTGTTGGGAATTCATCTCAACGTTCCACTTTCTCTAAGCTTGTTGCTCAACAACTGTGGCAAATATGCACCCAAGAACTTCCAATGCGCATGA